The following are encoded in a window of Pectinophora gossypiella chromosome 8, ilPecGoss1.1, whole genome shotgun sequence genomic DNA:
- the LOC126368815 gene encoding uncharacterized protein LOC126368815, whose protein sequence is MKKKLALEEKPLFNVVTVYRERGNYLQRHEQFEKAIHAYTEALRWNDSDVRSLLGRSLARARSTHYAGALEDAARAAELEPENLSALQMRAQTEYEKCAFERSLLLAHRGQRLRRFPPNFAFVARIAEETIRECVNRNARKVLSSVSFIRRLEFKMADVDQYAPKVVIRQSRMHSNPTPQYQEMNRVEKHKARHMSRLMASKYLERMAHDKYFLQKLHKDERLISANQKDSLKLQELATCALTDIEKRQEVLRERCPFYAARASESAARARLSETRKKQLKRAQKQNIIDANRLLAAAEAMLEKRETAKCIENAEFAMEQISRKPANMIPGKEKFLHTLQNIVANAFLDQKRVSSRMSESDREKRAFALLGIALSREPSRDSVLKVRPPEPPRDAKRRLRALEMALSLSARPSERCYLLHELARLHIDTKQSIKARFYAYKCQAEARAASQRLWLLNACFLLARGHVMSNNRPEARASLIEAASLARSYRMPEVAEFFDTCINVSTEGEVEITEACIEKREKAMVGLMQDDDMKSEAQHLFRKMSTLPAQRRFSILPGARIEDKGYQGSKRRQSINPAAAQPTVSPIKDKDRHPLGFQDFDIL, encoded by the exons GATTCAGATGTACGTTCTCTACTGGGACGCAGCTTGGCCCGAGCCCGATCCACTCATTATGCTGGAGCCTTGGAAGATGCCGCTAGAGCCGCTG AACTGGAGCCGGAAAACCTGTCAGCGCTGCAAATGCGCGCTCAGACTGAGTATGAGAAGTGTGCCTTTGAACGTTCGTTGCTTTTGGCGCATCGAGGACAACGCTTGAGGAGGTTCCCACCCAACTTCGCTTTCGTTGCCCGCATCGCTGAAGAGACg ATCCGCGAATGTGTCAATAGGAACGCTAGGAAGGTATTATCTTCAGTTTCCTTCATTCGGAGACTGGAATTCAAGATGGCTGACGTCGACCAGTACGCTCCAAAAGTTGTAATCCGGCAAAGTCGAATGCACTCGAACCCGACTCCTCAG TACCAAGAAATGAATCGAGTGGAGAAACACAAGGCTCGCCACATGTCTCGACTCATGGCTTCCAAGTACCTGGAACGTATGGCCCACGACAAGTACTTCCTTCAGAAATTACACAAAGACGAGAGACTCATATCTGCCAATCAAAAAGACTCTTTAAAACTGCAAGAACTGGCCACTTGCGCCTTAACAGACATTGAAAAACGACAA GAAGTCCTTCGTGAGCGTTGTCCTTTTTACGCGGCTCGTGCATCCGAATCAGCAGCCCGGGCCCGTCTATCCGAGACTCGAAAGAAACAATTGAAAAGAGCAcagaaacaaaatataattgaCGCCAATCGCCTGTTGGCCGCTGCAGAAGCGATGCTCGAGAAACGTGAAACTGCTAAATGTATTGAGAATGCAGAGTTTGCTATGGAACAGATTTCAAGGAAACCAGCAAACATGATACCTGGGAAAGAAAAGTTCTTGCACACGCTACAGAATATTGTTGCAAACGCATTCTTGGATCAG AAACGAGTCAGCAGTAGAATGAGCGAATCTGACCGTGAGAAGAGAGCGTTTGCTCTGCTTGGGATAGCTCTGTCAAGGGAACCAAGTAGAGATTCGGTGTTAAAAGTCCGACCACCGGAACCTCCACGAGATGCCAA ACGCCGTCTACGAGCTCTAGAAATGGCGTTGAGTTTGAGCGCTCGCCCGTCTGAACGCTGCTACCTCTTGCACGAACTCGCTCGCTTGCATATTGATACCAAACAGAGCATCAAGGCCCGCTTTTATGCATACAAGTGCCAAGCAG AGGCACGTGCAGCCAGCCAACGTTTGTGGCTGCTGAATGCCTGTTTTCTCCTCGCCCGTGGCCACGTGATGTCGAACAACCGCCCCGAAGCACGTGCATCGTTGATCGAAGCGGCATCCCTCGCGCGCTCCTACAGAATGCCAGAAGTTGCTGAATTCTTTGACACG TGCATAAACGTGTCCACGGAAGGCGAGGTTGAGATCACAGAGGCATGTATTGAGAAACGAGAGAAGGCCATGGTCGGGTTGATGCAAGACGACGACATGAAAAGTGAAGCTCAACATTTGTTCAGGAAGATGTCGACTTTGCCTGCACAAAG GAGATTCTCCATACTGCCAGGTGCTCGTATAGAAGACAAAGGCTATCAAGGTAGTAAACGTCGGCAATCGATAAATCCTGCAGCGGCACAGCCTACGGTTTCTCCAATCAAAGATAAGGACCGCCATCCCCTTGGCTTCCAAGACTTTGACATACTGTGA
- the LOC126369073 gene encoding dynein intermediate chain 3, ciliary-like: protein MDIHFQYLKKRKNFGHQTLFCEVPAHLIDSIDPSPEEYKRYILRNPVHQASQVGKNMSQCEINTIRVEYANEGANHAEGGWPKDVNCLDEEATLRYRRRIERDDCYVNAVLSTFKKFNHTIKQNNAIEMYQMYFHGMPQECAVEKYIVTNKNTFRDGGARPVSCIDWTIEEDTKMVVTYCNKTYPYEGTTVNKNLEGYVWSVENPNTPFYELRPPSACWQIACSPASPSIIVGGLEDGRVCIFDMRVQDEPTIISPFHLAHRDPVSSLIYISSRHNNEFFTGSTDGSCLWWDIRDFSVPLDSMIIATEVPPGEVLSLAHAQPVSALQYDRSFPTRFLCGTDTGLIINVNRKGKTISETMTTIFRAHNGPVKAVHRSPLTSKMFISCGDWTVHVWSDEVAVSPIITGLAHKYPITDVCWAPIRISSYMSISTDGKLRVWDLLRRYKKPIVSFLVSVNPLMKMKPHEDGRFLAVGDKKGATFLLGLSESLVLPGSQDKPVMLQSYERENRRERILENRVKEIRLKMKAEEEGELELAVIEPDDEEVYRNAEEEYKKMLAMEMANMGVVTSKINRSRVR, encoded by the coding sequence atggacaTACATTTTCAGTACCTCAAAAAGCGTAAAAACTTTGGACATCAGACCTTGTTCTGTGAAGTTCCAGCTCATTTGATAGATTCAATTGATCCTAGTCCCGAAGAGTACAAGAGATACATATTACGCAATCCGGTGCATCAGGCTTCTCAAGTAGGCAAAAACATGtctcaatgtgaaattaataCTATCAGAGTCGAATATGCTAACGAAGGTGCAAATCATGCCGAAGGAGGGTGGCCAAAAGACGTCAACTGCTTGGATGAAGAAGCAACACTTCGCTACCGCCGTCGCATTGAACGTGATGACTGTTACGTTAACGCTGTTCTAAGTacattcaaaaaatttaatcaCACTATTAAACAAAACAATGCTATTGAAATGTATCAAATGTATTTCCATGGAATGCCACAAGAATGTGCTGTTGAAAAGTACATAGTAACTAATAAGAATACATTTAGAGATGGTGGTGCACGGCCTGTGTCTTGCATTGACTGGACTATTGAAGAAGACACGAAAATGGTAGTTACATATTGTAACAAAACCTATCCCTACGAAGGTACAACAGTTAATAAGAATTTAGAAGGTTACGTCTGGAGTGTCGAGAATCCAAACACTCCATTTTATGAACTTCGTCCCCCTTCTGCTTGCTGGCAGATAGCTTGCTCCCCGGCGAGCCCGTCAATTATCGTCGGAGGACTGGAAGATGGTCGAGTTTGCATCTTTGACATGCGCGTCCAGGACGAACCGACAATAATAAGTCCATTTCATCTTGCGCATAGAGATCCtgtttcttcattaatttatatttcttcGCGACATAATAATGAATTTTTTACGGGGTCAACGGATGGTTCGTGTTTGTGGTGGGATATTAGAGATTTTTCGGTACCTCTGGATAGCATGATCATAGCCACAGAGGTTCCTCCAGGAGAAGTGTTAAGTTTAGCACATGCTCAACCGGTGTCAGCTTTACAGTATGATCGATCTTTCCCAACTAGATTTCTTTGTGGCACTGATACTGGACTTATAATTAACGTTAATCGTAAAGGTAAAACTATATCCGAAACAATGACCACCATTTTTCGTGCACATAACGGTCCTGTAAAGGCGGTTCATCGTAGCCCTTTAACATCTAAAATGTTCATCTCATGCGGAGACTGGACGGTACACGTCTGGAGTGACGAGGTCGCAGTGTCACCTATCATAACGGGGTTAGCTCATAAATACCCGATAACAGACGTATGTTGGGCACCTATCAGGATTTCTAGTTACATGTCTATAAGCACCGATGGTAAACTAAGAGTCTGGGATTTATTGCGTCGATATAAAAAGCCTATTGTGAGCTTCCTGGTATCTGTTAATCCATTAATGAAAATGAAACCACATGAAGACGGACGTTTTCTAGCGGTTGGAGACAAAAAAGGCGCAACATTCCTCCTAGGATTATCAGAAAGTTTAGTTCTTCCTGGTAGCCaagataagcctgtaatgttgCAGAGTTACGAACGTGAGAATCGCCGTGAGCGTATTCTTGAGAATCGTGTTAAAGAAATACGTTTGAAAATGAAAGCTGAAGAAGAAGGCGAGCTAGAGCTTGCAGTTATTGAACCAGATGATGAGGAAGTTTACAGAAATGCTGAAGAGGAATATAAAAAGATGCTTGCCATGGAAATGGCAAATATGGGAGTAGTGACTTCTAAAATAAATCGGTCGCGTGTTCGTTGA